From one Brassica napus cultivar Da-Ae unplaced genomic scaffold, Da-Ae ScsIHWf_1245;HRSCAF=1778, whole genome shotgun sequence genomic stretch:
- the LOC125596618 gene encoding uncharacterized protein LOC125596618, which yields MGQNHPNSGSIERFSDFEVEFNHKYFPAEAWDRLEAKFLYLVQGRRTVREYEEEFNRLWRYVGKELEDESVQEAKLKTRSHTAPSGGSNDRKRKRDQAEEGKPSSGRPECPKCGRHHGGECWRAMGACLRCGKMDHSARDCPRQEQGASGDTWTCHYCGKKGHLLKDCPKLLSGPSKSRGEVSRPDQKRGQTSAPHIYELSKDEDRTGPFQAITGMLGKGLFQLGTGDCPEVVNAAGGQVMRSLGVIRDIPVVIQDRVMPVDLVVVHLKNHEVILRMD from the exons atgggccaaaatcacccgaacagtggCAGCATTGAACGCTTCTCCGACTTTGAGGTGGAGTTCAACCACAAGTACTTCCCagctgaggcgtgggatcgtcTAGAGGCTAAGTTCTTGTACCTGGTTCAGGGACGCAGGACAGTAAGGGAGTACGAAGAGGAATTCAACCGTCTCTGGCGTTATGTGGGTAAGGAGTTAGAGGACGAGTCAGTACAG GAGGCTAAGCTGAAAACCCGAAGTCACACGGCTCCTAGTGGTGGTAGCAATGACCGCAAGAGGAAGAGGGACCAGGCTGAGGAAGGTAAACCTTCAAGTGGTAGGCCTGAGTGTCCCAAGTGCGGCAGACATCATGGTGGTGAATGCTGGAGAGCAATGGGAGCCTGTCTCCGATGTGgcaagatggatcactcagctcgTGACTGTCCTAGACAGGAGCAAGGGGCTAGTGGTGATACATGGACATGCCACTACTGTGGAAAGAAGGGACATCTCCTAAAGGATTGTCCTAAGCTGTTATCCGGGCCAAGCAAGAGCCGAGGAGAGGTTAGCAGGCCGGATCAGAAACGCGGACAGACTTCAGCACCGCACATCTATGAGTTGTCCAAGGATGAGGACAGGACCGGGCCAttccaagcgatcactg GGATGCTCGGAAAGGGGTTGTTCCAGTTGGGAACGGGGGATTGTCCTGAGGTAGTGAacgcggccggtgggcaagttATGAGGTCACTAGGAGTGATTCGGGACATCCCAGTGGTGATCCAAGACAGGGTCATGCCTGTGGATCTTGTGgtagtccacctaaagaatcacgaggtgATATTACGTATGGACTAG